In Magnolia sinica isolate HGM2019 chromosome 12, MsV1, whole genome shotgun sequence, a single genomic region encodes these proteins:
- the LOC131221699 gene encoding uncharacterized protein LOC131221699, translated as MLRHMDLEASSFGTEPLGDAAREEAIDGLSSSSSRKRGPTRGRELNEKTSLKRVITTNEFGQPNAGDINQVTFNSCIGVLTHTHIPITYTDFRQVPPEHLQRVIESLECSYDFQNNQHAMTTYVRERVNTSWRNYKNQLHLKYVKDKDLAAVKSSPAPVGVPIEDWILFVDQRNTNEFKELSARNASNRAKQVGPSTLGRRSMAVIRHQMAIERNLTSDADVGRADVYIRAHTTKDDKLQFPEAFEKIKSIQSSNPTSQMTNVDDALTQSIGSDSRGRMRGIGGNVGKIALRKTIPIIDKLNMVMRDPDNLKEEVGEMKKSLVDLHMKLNCIVEKQGEQGVVDPPTIPPFKSSRALSPDLIHIGKRCDLCDWKKRVVARGEVHEVDSTAHVHGADLGEGNFRVVLIEIKASHVELWKEDGYHHTLGEVGVGGFVIWPKLFLTIYP; from the exons ATGCTAAG GCATATGGATCTAGAGGCATCGTCATTCGGCACAGAGCCGCTAGGGGATGCAGCCCGTGAAGAAGCCATAG ACGGGTTGTCATCTTCATCGTCTAGGAAGAGAGGTCCTACGCGAGGTCGAGAATTAAATGAGAAGACTTCATTGAAGAGGGTCATTACGACTAATGAATTTGGGCAACCGAATGCGGGGGATATAAATCAAGTTACATTCAATTCATGCATTGGTGTTCTCACCCACACCCACATCCCGATCACCTACACAGACTTTCGCCAGGTGCCTCCGGAGCACCTTCAGAGAGTCATTGAAAGCTTGGAGTGTAGTTATGATTTTCAGAATAACCAACATGCGATGACAACTTACGTTCGTGAACGTGTGAATACCTCTTGGAGAAATTACAAGAACCAGTTGCATTTAAAGTATGTTAAGGACAAGGATCTTGCAGCTGTGAAGTCATCTCCAGCCCCCGTTGGTGTGCCTATAGAGGATTGGATACTCTTTGTGGATCAACGTAATACAAATGAATTTAAGGAATTAAGTGCAAGAAATGCATCCAATCGGGCCAAACAAGTTGGCCCTTCTACACTTGGGCGGCGTAGCATGGCTGTTATACGCCATCAGATG GCAATTGAGAGGAATCTTACTAGTGATGCCGACGTTGGTAGGGCTGATGTGTACATCAGAGCCCATACAACAAAGGATGACAAATTACAGTTTCCCGAAGCCTTT GAAAAAATAAAGTCGATTCAGAGTAGTAATCCAACATCTCAGATGACCAATGTAgatgatgcccttacacag TCAATTGGGAGTGATAGTAGAGGGCGCATGCGGGGTATAGGTGGAAATGTAGGCAAGATTGCATTGAGGAAGACAATCCCTATTATAGATAAGCTCAATATGGTGATGCGGGATCCAGATAATTTGAAGGAGGAAGTAGGTGAAATGAAGAAAAGCCTGGTAGACCTCCATATGAAGCTTAATTGTATTGTAGAAAAGCAAGGGGAACAGGGGGTTGTGGATCCACCAACAATACCTCCATTTAAATCTAGTCGTGCCTTGTCG CCTGATTTAATACATATTGGCAAGAGATGCGATCTTTGCGATTGGAAGAAACgggtagttgctcgtggtgaggTGCATGAAGTTGATTCAACTGCCCATGTCCATGGAGCAGATCTAGGCGAAGGAAATTTTAGAGTTGTCTTGATCGAGATTAAAGCTTCGCACGTAGAGTTGTGGAAGGAAGATGGTTATCATCATACACTTGGAGAGGTCGGCGTAGGAGGATTTGTTATTTGGCCCAAGCTATTTCTAACCATCTATCCATGA